Within the Plasmodium malariae genome assembly, contig: PmUG01_00_14, whole genome shotgun sequence genome, the region gtgTCACAGTATGTATTTGACAAtctatgtaaatatatattttaataaataattactgtttaaataaaaacaataattaacaattataacagactaaattttgcttttattttaattagatGTATGCATCATGTTCTCCGAACTTTGTTTTTACTAAATCTATGCTTACtgtaaagaaataataattaaaaataaaattttgtacctcattatcattaaaattatttcatttatcctttctatatgaatatttcattgtttgaataattttctataatttcaatattacatgtatttttttttattattttgaactaaatattaagtatagcgcaaaatatattatatattgttaataactaaaattcatatttatagtaAAATCCAAAGACATATGTAACTAtgtacaataaataaaatgagtgCGTACATGAAATTTACAATTAACAAATTACCATGGTGCctaaaaatttcatatgATGAGAAATGAAATCCTCcttttctaaattattattcttatttgaATGTATAGATAATAAATTGTGTAGATAATATAGAAATGAATTCTAACTGGAAacacaataaaataagaattacaTTTCTATTTCTCAGATTctataaacataaacataaacatgTTACTTGCTACTATATTTATGGGAATATTtgttgtatttttctttttatatggagaaaataaaaactaaaCATAGGCATTTAAATACTgtttgttattataaaaatttacttaaTCAAAAAACTTATAATGTAGGtacactatttttattatttaccgtatatcaatttttttaatcatatgTATCTTATGTATAGAATAAGGTATTAATGCagtaaaaaaacaataagaATAATGCTAAAGCAGaacatatttatgaattataaaataatggttaggatttttcccatttgaattcaattaaaattagaattCTTCTGCCTTAGCGCCAACCATAAATACCCTGTCAACAATatcacatataatatatatcaatagaagaaaaaaacgTTAAAACTGTTACATAATgtgtaacatttttataatattaaattgaaaatggacaaataataaaaattttgaataaagttataaagaaaaagtagatatatattttatattttgattaatgtttttattccaagattttatattttttatttatataatattattattggtGTTGTTTCTAATgttgttttttcttctttaataCTAAGAAAATAAACGCTACCtcatattgttatataagaatatcCACTTTTGCTTTATCATCTTGTGTTATATgcttatgttttaaaataatttatatttcattctaAGTGGAATCTCGTTTAAATGGAATTTTCTACtactaattttaaaaatagcatcgtatttattttatctttttttttaaataatttttatagacatatattcatttctttattaattgtttacattgtattttaatgaatttgTACATAAGtgtaacatatatatcactaagtattttattttctattgaaaataatataaacggTTAATTTTACATCAAGTGTCTCCTTGAGGTTGATAGGATATATTATGAGAACTTccttcataatttatatttacttcttCATGAAGGTTTTGTAAGGATTCTCTCGATTCTTCTTGAAATTTGTTAagttcaataatttttttttttcgtaaacGATTATATATCCAAGATTTCAGTGGAGTAAACTAcatcaaaatatatgtatatttatttaaaaatataatttttatatgcttataatttttgtgaaaataaattattctatatgtgataaattattattaattttaagtataattcttattaaccttatataaaaaaaatatagtgaAAGACATTAGTAATACGATAGATGTTGTTATAATGGGAACAAATACgtaatcttcttttttagtTGGTAATATTTGTGTTGAAGTTTGTTCTATGTGTGGTAATGTTTTTgggtttagggtttagggtttagggttcagggtttagggtttagggtttaaAAATTGATTAACGCCTCAAGAAAAAGGGTCAGGCTTTAGGGTTCACATTCAGGgtaattattgttataaaagTTATAACATTCTCTAACACTTTCACAAATATTACCATCGGAGTCATTGTCTTTACCATTAAATGTGCTGAAATTATCATAATAGCTATATAATTGTTTAagtttatttaaaacatcttgatgaataatttttatttcgtcTGTGCATATATTTCCTGTTTTGGACGAAAAATCTCTATATCCCTGAAACCAACttgaattattataactatcATCTGAATTTATCCTATAATTTAAGTATTTACAACGTTTGAAGCTATCGGATTTATAgttttcctttatttcaattaaatatCTACCAACCTCTTGGCATGGTGTAGCAAAATTAGGTTTATTTTGCTCGATTAGAGCACATTTCCTTCCAGGATTTTCACCTTGTACCCCACGCATCCTGTTATAAATATCTAAGATAACATCTTcaaattcctttttatatttaagaaataatgttACGGAATTTTcctgaaaagaaaaaaagtataattttaatatgtaagTGCGCAAAAACATAATTTCATGGAATATATTTCTACATCATTTCTAGAATGGAGGattctttaatataataatacaaataattattataacataaaaatagttATTACATTTTCTGCTGGATCTCCGGATgccattatatataagtatatgtgTCAAAATtggaaataattaaattggTAACATGTTAATTTTagtataagtaaaaataaatatataatatgtttttatgtgacgtattttttttttttcatacatagaattttaaaacataactAAGTAAGtgtttttctatatattttgataatattaaaataacttAATATGCTTAGTACACTACAAATTAAATCCtttaattgaaaatataataattttttgaaaaacagGATCACTTTATTGTAACTAAAAAATAGTTATAGAAAAGAATAttcttttctatatttttattaatatgaagCTTATGTAATTCTaatgatattttatacaaaaaaataaattaattttagtaCATACTCATATGGATTTCTCATTAtactgtaatatatatttaggaATCTCTTTGggtctttaaaaatattataaatagttaaatattaactatttataagatatataattttctcttttattttattactatttttttcattattaaaataataccattcatattatttcatttaatatttatcataagtatcaataacatatatattagtcAATAAACTGAACTTGACGaatattactaaaatttaaatttaacttaataaaaaaagacattTAGCTAAAAAGTAGTTTAGTATATggaaatatgaatttatttgttaaatgaaaaatatacatcctcaaaaaatttattttaattataaatataatattccatGAATGCACTATAtcgtataattttaaaataatctgCTAATTCTCTtcattgtattatataaagaagtTAAAGTTTTACTTTCTTCTTTAGAACCTTCATAAtgggatatatatatatttatattcgatatataaatgtatgcagaaaaagtaaatatgtttatactatagaataattattattatgtattaaaaataaaaatacaaataatataatatttatcttaattgctttagtaaaatttattattgaattcatttgtacatatagcataactaaaatataaattaatatttcaatcaatatttatcataataatcTACAGAGAATACAACTTATTAGCAATGTTGTTTATGGTATGTgtttatatttcaatatataataaaacatttgcGAATGttaatatcataatatttttcaattatgtatatgttacttctactttatttatgatattatatttcatatgagttctaacatattataacatttaatacaatgtatttagaaaataatattaaattattattattttttttttatatatattttattgttctaAATTATCTAACGATTATATACGTTTAgtatgatatataaattataagttatatcttaattaaattaatatatttaacatataatcaaatatatttaaaaaaaaactaaaaaataaaataaaagaaaaatatgtttttgttattatttcatatatgtaatgatttgtctttttcttcataaaCGATGTAGAATTTTATATAGTACAATAAGATTTATAATtgctaaaataaatattagttAACGTTATTTTGTAGTGGATATTCTTTTGTtcttatatcatttttttatttataatattaaaatttttttttttaatatttacatcAGCGTTTAACTtaataaagtataatatttatcaaggcgctttatatatttcaaaacaTTACGGTTTTGTTGTTGgacttttatataaaatcatAACTATGTTCGTAAGTCCATGtatgttaatatttctttataatatttaatatatttttaatgtacttgcaatatgtttatatgattatagttaaattaaataatttattaagttcacatatcaaatataagaaatataagaaaacatACGTATTAACCTTCTTGTAATTTATACacaatattaatgaaatatataagtgacatatatattacattataaaacataaaagtattttttgaaaggagacatatatattaaaataatatactttaaaagaactatatattcattatttgtaatataaaataagaatgtttaagttcatttaaatttattaaatattttttgaaatatggATAacgttaatattattaataagtaaaaacAATGTTTTCTTAACAAAATACTATTGATAtgctataatatatatgttttatgtaatatgaggatattatattacaaataagtatttatatttcagtTAAAATTGTGTTATTTGATAGTCCTTCTTATAATTAATTcagaaacatattttttttattttttttattaatattattactgcattaattataatgtttaaaaaataagcagAATGCTGTTATTATAGCTTTTACTCAATACAAActagtaaataaaaatttacaatttactaattttctatggaatatgataaaagtaaaaaattattatgtatcaAAATGcattaaacattttaacaAATAGATCTACTATTGgtttatgttataaataaataaatatatatataatttataaaataataaaaaaaaatataagaagaaaaaatattattaactaaatattaaaaagaaaaatattattttataatttcaaaaatCAAAAGAGAAAAACATTGAAtgttagaatatatatattcttttcaaAACTCAAAAAGGTAGTgtccaaatttttttattaatataataaaaataggtatttaattgaaaggaaaaaaataaaaatatatgatattttttgaaattcctatgaaataatattattctgtTTCATTTGttcttcattttaaaaaagtgttGAATCTTATCAATTTAGTActgtttaaattatatacttttttataattatattttatatctttaatattataaaaatatttataaattataatgtataaaaaaaaaagaaaaagaaaaccataagaatcatttttaattatcggtttatatctttttttagaATTGAATAATAaggttaatataaaaaattatgtatcctgaataatttcattattatcacatttttgtcattttaataatttcattgatatttaaaatttattttaataaaacttatataaacaaaaaaataaatactttaatattaacatacataaatatgtatgaacattttttattaaagtcaCAGTATtgttgagaaaaaaaattaaattctttattaagagaatgaatttttatatatgatttttccattttgcgtatatataaataactcaagaaaaaaattattatatatataacagttaaagtattataaatttataataaatgagaACTATTAATATGAGAACTTTTATTAGGGCATAGAGATTAACATTCTTTTAtgcaatatattatttacttttttataagatgaaatatatgtggcatataattaacttttcatatattttaacatcatttttctttaatgaAGAGATTTACTATATCAATTAACACATTAATTTCCAAATAATGCGAATACTTGTAgattacataataattatctttTCAAAAGTGAAAAATACTGTACAGTAATTTTtaatggaataaaatataattatataaatttatgtgataatattatattaattcaaaaatagtattaaaatttatttattttgctcttttttattattcaaaatgtTAATTGTTTCtatgtttaatattttggaaaatgttaatattaattttttttttttttcttttgatatatataatatcatcttgcaaattttattgaatagagtattaatataatattctaatggatatttttttataaagaaaaaattgcatacgtaatagtaatatattttaagtatcGAAGTTTCAAACTTCATATTTCATTCTTgcctttttcttctttattacTTGTTACTTTACATTcctcttctttatttcttaCATGCactaaaaaattcaaataacCTTTATTTTTAGCAGCACCTTATCTTAAATATAATCTAACTATATTTTGGTTGTATTAGTATGAATTTATGAAATGTGTTTTTCTGCTATATCAATGGATTTTTCTACTGTCCCATTATTAACTATAGAACGTGCATATAAGTCATCTTCTCCTATCCAATCTTCTATCTCATTTCTGAAACTGTCCCTCCTTATATGAGTATGGAATtccttatttcttttattttctatatcactgttaatatattcaattgTATTTTCTGTAATTTCTTGTTTGTTACCTGAATATTTTTGTGTCTTCCATTCATTTATGGATATATCCAAAAATAATTCCCTATTTTCAAAGTACACCTCTTTTTTACATTCTTCTAATACCGTCATAAGCGCGAGAACACAcaaatttgttaataattttttttttatatatttatataattcttcataatttcctttttgctgaaattcttctatatttagtggtgataaataatttttattatcttcgTTTTCACATTCTGCTGACATATTCTGCAACTGCTCTGCCAATCCTTTAAACCAATCCTGTTCCAAATACTGTTTTATAATAGTACCATTTTTTGATATCCACTGTTTCCATagatttttttctatttcaaaaaatggaACTTTGGGTTTTTCTCcagatttcttttttatttctttcatttcATGTATATAAGCTAGTTCTTGCTTCCATTCATTCTTCAAATTATGAAACCAATGctcttttttcaatatttcagAAGCATTTCTATGTTTTTCTATCCATTTATTCCATAGAATATTGAGGTTTTTTATATCGTTggtattttcaatattttctGTTATTAGATGATCATTCGTTAAATTAGCACAGGTTCTATAATCCTTTTGTACTAACGCATCTATACATATTTCTAAGAATTCTTCTTTGTTGTTTTCCCAATCttcatttatacatttttctaGTACTTCCATATGTACTTCTATTATGGTTTTTGATCTGTCTTTTTTTCGCTTTGACACGTTTACATTATTTGtaagttcatttattttaattttttttatgatttcttCATCTTCATCTATTGAGTATCCTAAATGCTCATCTTTTACaagcttattttttttgttagaAAATGAAGGTACTAGCAATTTCAggaattttatttgttttctttttatcttttttttttttttaaacatcaCCATTAATAAGAactacaaagaaaaaaaaaaaaaaatgatttatatgataaattattatggtaatcaaatgtttattatatatttagtttatatttttattttactttaataaaaaaagaaaataaaacgaTAGTAAGAATACTTATTAAAATAGatgatatataattgttaGGTTTCTTTACCACTTTatctgtaatatatttttaaatatatatatattaatacatgtatttatttcgaaaatagaaaaataaatagcatTAGTGGTACCTGCAGATGTAGGATGCGTAGAAGGAGCTGGAGACAGTGAGGTAAAACTTAATGAATCAGTAGATGGAGAAATAATTTCAGGATTAGAAAATGCTCCAGAATCTTTAGGAATTGACGATGGTAATATAGAGTCTTCTTGTTGTGTATGGAGAGAATTAGAATCTGTAATTTGCTCTGATGATTCAAATTCTGAAGATTCTTCTACTACATTTTCTTTCGTTTTATCTTGGTTAACTGAATGTTCAGATGCTCCTTGTTGAGGGGATATCTCTGTAGGTGAATGTTGCACACTTGGAGAATTTTCCACTAGTGATAAAGTTTGATTTTGAGGTATAGAATTTTCTGGATCTTAATTATCTCTTTGCGATTTTTCTGGAACTTTAACTTTTTCTTCAGGTATATTCATAT harbors:
- the PmUG01_00031000 gene encoding STP1 protein encodes the protein MEKCFNSYPVVQGTTAINLYFQQGFKQVGATIISQASSLKSENKKEKFREKCKNLADYLINSKDPYRRYQEYIWKGALRTWYSKYFTGITQYGGCFMIFNNEEKELLELFYDADDFCEKKEQYMQILSKYKENNSSIYDCNGDQKYPENSIPQNQTLSLVENSPSVQHSPTEISPQQGASEHSVNQDKTKENVVEESSEFESSEQITDSNSLHTQQEDSILPSSIPKDSGAFSNPEIISPSTDSLSFTSLSPAPSTHPTSADKVVKKPNNYISSILISILTIVLFSFFIKFLLMVMFKKKKKIKRKQIKFLKLLVPSFSNKKNKLVKDEHLGYSIDEDEEIIKKIKINELTNNVNVSKRKKDRSKTIIEVHMEVLEKCINEDWENNKEEFLEICIDALVQKDYRTCANLTNDHLITENIENTNDIKNLNILWNKWIEKHRNASEILKKEHWFHNLKNEWKQELAYIHEMKEIKKKSGEKPKVPFFEIEKNLWKQWISKNGTIIKQYLEQDWFKGLAEQLQNMSAECENEDNKNYLSPLNIEEFQQKGNYEELYKYIKKKLLTNLCVLALMTVLEECKKEVYFENRELFLDISINEWKTQKYSGNKQEITENTIEYINSDIENKRNKEFHTHIRRDSFRNEIEDWIGEDDLYARSIVNNGTVEKSIDIAEKHIS